One Streptomyces sp. V4I8 genomic window carries:
- a CDS encoding DUF4333 domain-containing protein: MHVTCPEELTGKVGTTTRCTLTASDGTPWA, translated from the coding sequence CTGCACGTCACCTGTCCAGAGGAACTCACCGGGAAGGTCGGTACCACCACTCGCTGCACGCTCACTGCGAGCGATGGCACACCTTGGGCGTGA